One part of the Populus alba chromosome 18, ASM523922v2, whole genome shotgun sequence genome encodes these proteins:
- the LOC118051609 gene encoding putative ABC transporter B family member 8 isoform X2 gives MVMAFMEGYCWSKTSERQVLKIRYKYLEAILRQEVGFYDSQEATTSEIINSISKDTSLVQEVLSEKVPIFLMHASVFFSGLAFATYFSWRLSLVAFPTLLLLIIPGMIYGKYLLYLSKKARTEYGKANSIVERALSSIKTIYSFTAEKRIIDRYSAILDRTTKLGIKQGIAKGLAVGSTGLSFAIWAFLAWYGSHLVMYKGESGGRIYAAGISFILSGLSLGIALPDLKYFTEASVAATRIFKRIDRVPEIDSEDTKGRVLDKIQGQIVFQHVSFTYPCRPDAAVLKDFNLEVEAGKTVALVGASGSGKSTAIALLQRFYDVDSGMVKIDGVDLRTLNLKWIRGQMGLVSQDHALFGTSIKENIMFGKLDATMDEIMAAAMTANAHNFIRQLPEGYETKVGERGALLSGGQKQRIAIARAIIKNPVILLLDEATSALDSESETLVQHALDQASMGRTTLVVAHKLSTVRNADLIAVVDNGSIIEIGSHNDLINIPNGHYAKLAKLQRQFSCDEQEQNPEIPFSSVTSSAARQSTGKSSPAIFASPLPVDDRPKPVHIPAPSFSRLLSLNAPEWKQGLMGSISAVTFGAVQPVYALTVGGMIGAFFAPNHDEVRDRIRIYSLIFCSLSLFSIIINLVQHYNFAYMGERLTKRIRLRMLEKILGFETAWFDEEENSSGALCLRLSTEASMVKTLIADRVCLLVQTTSAVTIAMIMGLVVAWKLAIVMIAVQPLTILCFYTKKILLSSISTNFVKAQNQSTQIAVEAVYNHRIVTSFASVGKVLQLFDEAQEEPRKEGRKKSWLAGIGMGSAQCLTFMSWALDFWFGGTLVEKGEISAGDVFKTFFILVSTGKVIAEAGSMTSDLSKGSTAVASVFKILDRQSLIPGSYHAGDGSSGTKLEKLGGKIEMKKIDFAYPSRPETLILRQFCLEVKPGTSVGLVGKSGCGKSTVIGLIQRFYDVEKGSVRVDGVDIRELDIQWFRKRTALVSQEPVLYSGSIRDNIMFGKLDASENEVVEAARAANAHEFISSLKEGYETECGERGVQLSGGQKQRIAIARAILRNPTILLLDEATSALDVQSEQVVQEALDRIMVRRTTIVVAHRLNTIKNLDSIAFVADGKVAERGTYAQLKNKRGAFFDLASLQT, from the exons ATGGTGATGGCTTTTATGG AGGGTTACTGTTGGAGTAAAACGAGCGAGAGACAGGTTTTGAAGATCCGATACAAGTATTTGGAAGCTATACTTCGACAAGAAGTTGGGTTCTATGATTCACAGGAAGCAACTACTTCAGAGATCATCAACAGCATATCAAAAGATACTTCTCTCGTACAAGAAGTACTAAGTGAAAAG GTGCCCATATTTTTGATGCACGCTTCAGTATTCTTCTCAGGACTTGCCTTTGCCACATACTTTTCATGGAGACTGTCTCTAGTAGCCTTCCcaactcttcttcttctaatcATCCCTGGAATGATATACGGAAAATACCTTCTCTACTTGTCAAAGAAAGCTCGGACGGAGTATGGCAAAGCAAACTCCATCGTGGAGCGGGCATTAAGCTCCATCAAGACTATTTATTCATTCACTGCGGAGAAGAGAATCATCGATAGGTATTCAGCAATATTGGATAGAACAACGAAATTGGGAATCAAGCAGGGTATAGCCAAAGGTCTTGCTGTTGGGAGTACAGGGCTTTCTTTTGCAATATGGGCTTTCCTTGCTTGGTATGGAAGTCATTTGGTCATGTACAAAGGAGAAAGTGGAGGGAGGATCTATGCTGCTGGCATTTCCTTCATATTGAGTGGACT ATCCCTTGGAATTGCACTTCCTGATCTGAAGTACTTCACAGAAGCTTCTGTTGCTGCTACAAGGATATTCAAAAGGATTGATAGAGTTCCAGAAATCGATAGCGAAGACACAAAAGGACGTGTATTAGACAAAATTCAAGGCCAAATTGTATTCCAGCATGTCAGTTTCACATACCCTTGTCGTCCAGATGCCGCTGTTCTCAAAGATTTCAACCTGGAAGTTGAAGCAGGAAAAACAGTAGCTCTTGTCGGAGCAAGTGGGAGTGGAAAGTCCACAGCAATTGCGTTACTCCAGCGATTCTATGATGTTGATAGTGGCATGGTCAAGATTGATGGTGTTGATCTAAGAACATTGAATTTGAAATGGATAAGAGGACAAATGGGCCTCGTTAGTCAAGACCATGCCTTGTTTGGGACTTCAATAAAAGAGAATATCATGTTTGGGAAGCTTGATGCCACCATGGATGAAATCATGGCTGCGGCTATGACTGCAAATGCTCACAACTTTATAAGGCAGCTTCCAGAGGGGTATGAAACAAAG GTTGGTGAAAGAGGAGCACTCCTATCTGGGGGACAAAAGCAGCGAATCGCCATTGCTAGAGCAATAATCAAGAACCCTGTGATTCTCCTACTTGATGAAGCAACCAGTGCTCTTGACTCTGAATCAGAAACACTGGTCCAACATGCACTAGATCAAGCCTCCATGGGAAGAACTACACTG GTTGTTGCACACAAGCTCTCTACAGTTCGAAATGCAGACCTCATTGCAGTCGTTGACAATGGTAGCATCATTGAAATAGGTTCCCACAATGATCTCATCAACATACCAAATGGCCACTATGCCAAACTAGCAAAGTTACAGAGACAATTCAGCTGTGATGAGCAAGAACAAAATCCTGAAATTCCCTTTTCTTCAGTAACTAGTAGTGCTGCTAGGCAAAGTACAGGAAAATCAAGTCCAGCCATCTTTGCTTCACCATTGCCTGTTGATGATCGCCCAAAACCAGTGCACATCCCCGCGCCTTCCTTCTCTCGGCTTCTTTCCTTAAATGCCCCTGAATGGAAGCAAGGCCTGATGGGAAGTATTTCAGCTGTAACATTTGGTGCTGTGCAACCTGTCTATGCGTTAACCGTTGGTGGAATGATTGGAGCTTTCTTTGCACCAAACCATGACGAAGTGCGTGACCGAATACGTATATACTCTTTAATATTCTGTTCTCTTTCCTTGTTCTCCATCATTATAAACCTTGTGCAACACTACAATTTTGCATACATGGGTGAGAGGCTAACCAAGAGAATTCGATTGAGAATGCTAGAGAAGATCTTGGGTTTTGAGACAGCTTGGTTTGATGAAGAGGAAAACTCTAGCGGGGCTTTATGTTTAAGATTGAGCACTGAAGCCTCCATGGTTAAAACCCTTATCGCAGACAGAGTTTGTTTATTAGTTCAAACCACTTCTGCAGTTACTATAGCAATGATAATGGGGCTAGTCGTGGCTTGGAAGCTTGCAATTGTTATGATAGCGGTGCAACCCCTCACAATTCTGTGTTTCTACACGAAGAAAATTCTGCTGTCTAGTATTTCGACAAATTTTGTCAAGGCACAAAATCAAAGTACTCAAATTGCAGTGGAAGCGGTCTATAATCATAGAATTGTGACATCATTTGCGAGCGTGGGAAAGGTACTTCAACTTTTTGACGAGGCTCAGGAGGAACCAAGGAAGGAGGGCAGGAAAAAGTCGTGGCTAGCAGGGATTGGCATGGGATCTGCTCAGTGCCTAACTTTCATGTCATGGGCTCTAGACTTCTGGTTTGGAGGTACTCTAGTGGAAAAGGGAGAGATATCCGCAGGAGATGTGTTCAagacatttttcattttagtgaGCACCGGGAAGGTTATAGCTGAGGCAGGAAGCATGACTTCAGATTTATCCAAAGGTTCAACAGCAGTGGCTTCTGTGTTCAAGATTCTGGACAGACAATCCCTGATTCCAGGTTCTTACCAT GCCGGTGATGGAAGTAGTGGAACCAAGTTGGAAAAACTAGGTGGAAAGATAGAGATGAAGAAGATTGATTTTGCATATCCAAGCCGGCCGGAGACCCTAATACTTCGGCAGTTCTGCTTGGAGGTGAAGCCAGGCACCAGCGTTGGACTAGTGGGAAAAAGTGGATGTGGAAAATCAACCGTGATTGGATTGATTCAAAGATTCTACGATGTCGAGAAGGGGTCAGTAAGAGTAGATGGAGTGGACATAAGGGAACTAGACATCCAATGGTTCAGGAAGCGCACTGCTCTTGTTAGTCAAGAACCCGTGTTATATTCAGGAAGCATCCGGGATAACATCATGTTCGGGAAGCTCGACGCGTCCGAGAATGAGGTGGTGGAGGCTGCAAGAGCAGCGAATGCTCATGAGTTTATCTC ATCACTCAAAGAAGGGTATGAAACTGAGTGCGGTGAAAGAGGAGTGCAGCTTTCGGGAGGGCAAAAGCAAAGAATAGCCATAGCAAGAGCTATACTCCGCAACCCAACCATCCTATTACTAGACGAGGCAACAAGCGCTCTCGATGTGCAATCTGAGCAGGTTGTGCAGGAAGCACTGGACCGGATCATGGTTAGAAGGACGACGATTGTGGTAGCTCATCGGCTAAACACTATAAAGAATCTAGATTCCATTGCCTTCGTCGCCGATGGAAAGGTGGCGGAGCGAGGAACCTACGCTCAACTAAAGAACAAGAGAGGTGCCTTCTTTGACTTAGCTAGTCTTCAGACTTAG
- the LOC118051609 gene encoding putative ABC transporter B family member 8 isoform X1 has protein sequence MNSAKKNERRGEERKSIANIFRYADWNDRLLMLLGTVGAIGDGMSTNCLLVFASRIMNSLGYGQTRQDNYNFMVEVQKCSLDFVYLGLAVMVMAFMEGYCWSKTSERQVLKIRYKYLEAILRQEVGFYDSQEATTSEIINSISKDTSLVQEVLSEKVPIFLMHASVFFSGLAFATYFSWRLSLVAFPTLLLLIIPGMIYGKYLLYLSKKARTEYGKANSIVERALSSIKTIYSFTAEKRIIDRYSAILDRTTKLGIKQGIAKGLAVGSTGLSFAIWAFLAWYGSHLVMYKGESGGRIYAAGISFILSGLSLGIALPDLKYFTEASVAATRIFKRIDRVPEIDSEDTKGRVLDKIQGQIVFQHVSFTYPCRPDAAVLKDFNLEVEAGKTVALVGASGSGKSTAIALLQRFYDVDSGMVKIDGVDLRTLNLKWIRGQMGLVSQDHALFGTSIKENIMFGKLDATMDEIMAAAMTANAHNFIRQLPEGYETKVGERGALLSGGQKQRIAIARAIIKNPVILLLDEATSALDSESETLVQHALDQASMGRTTLVVAHKLSTVRNADLIAVVDNGSIIEIGSHNDLINIPNGHYAKLAKLQRQFSCDEQEQNPEIPFSSVTSSAARQSTGKSSPAIFASPLPVDDRPKPVHIPAPSFSRLLSLNAPEWKQGLMGSISAVTFGAVQPVYALTVGGMIGAFFAPNHDEVRDRIRIYSLIFCSLSLFSIIINLVQHYNFAYMGERLTKRIRLRMLEKILGFETAWFDEEENSSGALCLRLSTEASMVKTLIADRVCLLVQTTSAVTIAMIMGLVVAWKLAIVMIAVQPLTILCFYTKKILLSSISTNFVKAQNQSTQIAVEAVYNHRIVTSFASVGKVLQLFDEAQEEPRKEGRKKSWLAGIGMGSAQCLTFMSWALDFWFGGTLVEKGEISAGDVFKTFFILVSTGKVIAEAGSMTSDLSKGSTAVASVFKILDRQSLIPGSYHAGDGSSGTKLEKLGGKIEMKKIDFAYPSRPETLILRQFCLEVKPGTSVGLVGKSGCGKSTVIGLIQRFYDVEKGSVRVDGVDIRELDIQWFRKRTALVSQEPVLYSGSIRDNIMFGKLDASENEVVEAARAANAHEFISSLKEGYETECGERGVQLSGGQKQRIAIARAILRNPTILLLDEATSALDVQSEQVVQEALDRIMVRRTTIVVAHRLNTIKNLDSIAFVADGKVAERGTYAQLKNKRGAFFDLASLQT, from the exons ATGAATTCTGCGAAGAAGAatgagaggagaggagaggagaggaagtCCATAGCCAATATCTTTAGATATGCAGACTGGAATGATAGATTGCTTATGCTGCTGGGTACTGTTGGAGCTATTGGAGATGGCATGTCTACAAATTGCTTACTGGTGTTTGCCAGCCGCATAATGAATAGCTTGGGTTATGGTCAGACACGACAAGACAATTACAATTTCATGGTTGAGGTCCAAAAG TGCAGTTTAGACTTTGTGTACTTGGGATTAGCGGTCATGGTGATGGCTTTTATGG AGGGTTACTGTTGGAGTAAAACGAGCGAGAGACAGGTTTTGAAGATCCGATACAAGTATTTGGAAGCTATACTTCGACAAGAAGTTGGGTTCTATGATTCACAGGAAGCAACTACTTCAGAGATCATCAACAGCATATCAAAAGATACTTCTCTCGTACAAGAAGTACTAAGTGAAAAG GTGCCCATATTTTTGATGCACGCTTCAGTATTCTTCTCAGGACTTGCCTTTGCCACATACTTTTCATGGAGACTGTCTCTAGTAGCCTTCCcaactcttcttcttctaatcATCCCTGGAATGATATACGGAAAATACCTTCTCTACTTGTCAAAGAAAGCTCGGACGGAGTATGGCAAAGCAAACTCCATCGTGGAGCGGGCATTAAGCTCCATCAAGACTATTTATTCATTCACTGCGGAGAAGAGAATCATCGATAGGTATTCAGCAATATTGGATAGAACAACGAAATTGGGAATCAAGCAGGGTATAGCCAAAGGTCTTGCTGTTGGGAGTACAGGGCTTTCTTTTGCAATATGGGCTTTCCTTGCTTGGTATGGAAGTCATTTGGTCATGTACAAAGGAGAAAGTGGAGGGAGGATCTATGCTGCTGGCATTTCCTTCATATTGAGTGGACT ATCCCTTGGAATTGCACTTCCTGATCTGAAGTACTTCACAGAAGCTTCTGTTGCTGCTACAAGGATATTCAAAAGGATTGATAGAGTTCCAGAAATCGATAGCGAAGACACAAAAGGACGTGTATTAGACAAAATTCAAGGCCAAATTGTATTCCAGCATGTCAGTTTCACATACCCTTGTCGTCCAGATGCCGCTGTTCTCAAAGATTTCAACCTGGAAGTTGAAGCAGGAAAAACAGTAGCTCTTGTCGGAGCAAGTGGGAGTGGAAAGTCCACAGCAATTGCGTTACTCCAGCGATTCTATGATGTTGATAGTGGCATGGTCAAGATTGATGGTGTTGATCTAAGAACATTGAATTTGAAATGGATAAGAGGACAAATGGGCCTCGTTAGTCAAGACCATGCCTTGTTTGGGACTTCAATAAAAGAGAATATCATGTTTGGGAAGCTTGATGCCACCATGGATGAAATCATGGCTGCGGCTATGACTGCAAATGCTCACAACTTTATAAGGCAGCTTCCAGAGGGGTATGAAACAAAG GTTGGTGAAAGAGGAGCACTCCTATCTGGGGGACAAAAGCAGCGAATCGCCATTGCTAGAGCAATAATCAAGAACCCTGTGATTCTCCTACTTGATGAAGCAACCAGTGCTCTTGACTCTGAATCAGAAACACTGGTCCAACATGCACTAGATCAAGCCTCCATGGGAAGAACTACACTG GTTGTTGCACACAAGCTCTCTACAGTTCGAAATGCAGACCTCATTGCAGTCGTTGACAATGGTAGCATCATTGAAATAGGTTCCCACAATGATCTCATCAACATACCAAATGGCCACTATGCCAAACTAGCAAAGTTACAGAGACAATTCAGCTGTGATGAGCAAGAACAAAATCCTGAAATTCCCTTTTCTTCAGTAACTAGTAGTGCTGCTAGGCAAAGTACAGGAAAATCAAGTCCAGCCATCTTTGCTTCACCATTGCCTGTTGATGATCGCCCAAAACCAGTGCACATCCCCGCGCCTTCCTTCTCTCGGCTTCTTTCCTTAAATGCCCCTGAATGGAAGCAAGGCCTGATGGGAAGTATTTCAGCTGTAACATTTGGTGCTGTGCAACCTGTCTATGCGTTAACCGTTGGTGGAATGATTGGAGCTTTCTTTGCACCAAACCATGACGAAGTGCGTGACCGAATACGTATATACTCTTTAATATTCTGTTCTCTTTCCTTGTTCTCCATCATTATAAACCTTGTGCAACACTACAATTTTGCATACATGGGTGAGAGGCTAACCAAGAGAATTCGATTGAGAATGCTAGAGAAGATCTTGGGTTTTGAGACAGCTTGGTTTGATGAAGAGGAAAACTCTAGCGGGGCTTTATGTTTAAGATTGAGCACTGAAGCCTCCATGGTTAAAACCCTTATCGCAGACAGAGTTTGTTTATTAGTTCAAACCACTTCTGCAGTTACTATAGCAATGATAATGGGGCTAGTCGTGGCTTGGAAGCTTGCAATTGTTATGATAGCGGTGCAACCCCTCACAATTCTGTGTTTCTACACGAAGAAAATTCTGCTGTCTAGTATTTCGACAAATTTTGTCAAGGCACAAAATCAAAGTACTCAAATTGCAGTGGAAGCGGTCTATAATCATAGAATTGTGACATCATTTGCGAGCGTGGGAAAGGTACTTCAACTTTTTGACGAGGCTCAGGAGGAACCAAGGAAGGAGGGCAGGAAAAAGTCGTGGCTAGCAGGGATTGGCATGGGATCTGCTCAGTGCCTAACTTTCATGTCATGGGCTCTAGACTTCTGGTTTGGAGGTACTCTAGTGGAAAAGGGAGAGATATCCGCAGGAGATGTGTTCAagacatttttcattttagtgaGCACCGGGAAGGTTATAGCTGAGGCAGGAAGCATGACTTCAGATTTATCCAAAGGTTCAACAGCAGTGGCTTCTGTGTTCAAGATTCTGGACAGACAATCCCTGATTCCAGGTTCTTACCAT GCCGGTGATGGAAGTAGTGGAACCAAGTTGGAAAAACTAGGTGGAAAGATAGAGATGAAGAAGATTGATTTTGCATATCCAAGCCGGCCGGAGACCCTAATACTTCGGCAGTTCTGCTTGGAGGTGAAGCCAGGCACCAGCGTTGGACTAGTGGGAAAAAGTGGATGTGGAAAATCAACCGTGATTGGATTGATTCAAAGATTCTACGATGTCGAGAAGGGGTCAGTAAGAGTAGATGGAGTGGACATAAGGGAACTAGACATCCAATGGTTCAGGAAGCGCACTGCTCTTGTTAGTCAAGAACCCGTGTTATATTCAGGAAGCATCCGGGATAACATCATGTTCGGGAAGCTCGACGCGTCCGAGAATGAGGTGGTGGAGGCTGCAAGAGCAGCGAATGCTCATGAGTTTATCTC ATCACTCAAAGAAGGGTATGAAACTGAGTGCGGTGAAAGAGGAGTGCAGCTTTCGGGAGGGCAAAAGCAAAGAATAGCCATAGCAAGAGCTATACTCCGCAACCCAACCATCCTATTACTAGACGAGGCAACAAGCGCTCTCGATGTGCAATCTGAGCAGGTTGTGCAGGAAGCACTGGACCGGATCATGGTTAGAAGGACGACGATTGTGGTAGCTCATCGGCTAAACACTATAAAGAATCTAGATTCCATTGCCTTCGTCGCCGATGGAAAGGTGGCGGAGCGAGGAACCTACGCTCAACTAAAGAACAAGAGAGGTGCCTTCTTTGACTTAGCTAGTCTTCAGACTTAG